One Tistrella mobilis DNA segment encodes these proteins:
- a CDS encoding sulfite exporter TauE/SafE family protein: MFVVHDLSGLALLVGAAFVAGVLNALAGGGSFLTLPALIQAGVPPVMANATGTVALLPGYVGSCWGYRAEMGPAFHGRRPWPLLIAALAGGLLGAGLLVVTPDDVFRGLVPWLLAAATLLFAAGDRIARALTRMGAGGPAQMVAGLFLVSAYGGYFNGGVGILLLALFTVMGIADLNAANALKNLMSVVLTTIAVAAYAAAGVVAWQPALVMAVAAVAGGIAGARLGRRIPRPWLKAVIITIGVAMTIAFFRAG; this comes from the coding sequence ATGTTCGTCGTCCATGATCTGTCCGGCCTGGCGCTGCTGGTCGGCGCAGCCTTTGTCGCCGGCGTGCTGAACGCCCTGGCCGGCGGCGGCAGCTTTCTGACCCTGCCGGCCCTGATTCAGGCCGGCGTTCCGCCGGTCATGGCCAATGCCACGGGCACGGTGGCCTTGCTGCCGGGATATGTCGGCAGCTGCTGGGGCTATCGCGCCGAGATGGGCCCGGCCTTTCACGGCCGCCGGCCCTGGCCGCTGCTGATCGCCGCACTGGCGGGCGGCCTGCTGGGGGCCGGGCTGCTGGTGGTAACGCCGGACGATGTGTTCCGCGGGCTGGTGCCCTGGCTTCTGGCGGCAGCCACCCTGCTGTTTGCCGCCGGCGACCGCATCGCCCGCGCACTCACCCGCATGGGGGCCGGGGGGCCGGCGCAGATGGTGGCCGGGCTGTTCCTGGTCTCGGCCTATGGCGGCTATTTCAACGGCGGGGTGGGTATTCTGCTGCTGGCGCTGTTCACCGTCATGGGCATTGCCGATCTCAACGCCGCCAACGCGCTCAAGAACCTGATGTCGGTGGTGCTGACGACGATTGCGGTGGCGGCCTATGCCGCGGCCGGTGTGGTTGCCTGGCAGCCGGCTCTGGTGATGGCGGTGGCGGCGGTTGCAGGCGGCATCGCCGGTGCGCGGCTGGGCCGCCGCATTCCGCGGCCCTGGCTGAAGGCGGTGATCATCACCATCGGTGTCGCGATGACCATCGCCTTCTTCCGGGCCGGCTGA
- a CDS encoding cation diffusion facilitator family transporter, with protein sequence MTASAGTKRTIYAALAGNLAIAVTKFAAAFYTGSSAMLSEGVHSLVDTCNELLLLLGLSRSSRPPDEIHPLGYGRELYFWSFVVALLVFALGAGVSLYEGIRHVLAPEPAENLTVSYVVLGLAFLFEGWSWRVALLEFRARKGDLGWLTAIRRSKDPTVFTVLLEDTAALLGIVIAAAGILAADLLDMPELDGAASIGIGLVLAATAVFLARESMGLLIGERAAPALQTAIIARAHADPVVRAVNGVVTVHLAPEQVVVALSAEFEDTTTTTAIEACIERLEAALTADHPQVVALYVKPQTPEAWRQQVVRRSGEAEAGP encoded by the coding sequence ATGACGGCGAGCGCCGGCACGAAACGAACGATCTATGCGGCACTCGCCGGCAATCTGGCGATCGCGGTGACGAAGTTCGCTGCCGCCTTTTACACCGGCAGCTCGGCCATGCTGAGCGAGGGGGTGCATTCGCTGGTCGATACCTGCAATGAACTGCTCCTCCTCCTCGGCCTCAGCCGCTCGTCCCGGCCGCCGGACGAGATCCACCCGCTGGGCTATGGCCGCGAGCTCTATTTCTGGAGCTTCGTGGTCGCCCTGCTGGTCTTCGCCCTGGGCGCGGGGGTGTCGCTTTACGAAGGCATCCGCCATGTGCTGGCGCCGGAGCCGGCCGAGAATCTGACCGTGAGCTATGTGGTACTGGGGCTGGCCTTCCTGTTCGAAGGCTGGTCCTGGCGGGTCGCGCTGCTGGAGTTCCGGGCGCGGAAGGGCGATCTCGGCTGGCTGACCGCCATCCGGCGCAGCAAGGACCCGACGGTGTTCACCGTGCTGCTGGAAGATACCGCGGCCCTGCTCGGCATCGTCATTGCGGCCGCGGGCATTCTCGCCGCCGATCTGCTCGACATGCCGGAGCTGGACGGGGCCGCTTCCATCGGCATCGGTCTGGTTCTGGCGGCGACCGCCGTCTTCCTGGCGCGCGAAAGCATGGGGCTGCTGATCGGCGAACGGGCGGCGCCGGCGCTGCAGACCGCGATCATCGCGCGCGCCCATGCCGATCCGGTGGTCCGGGCGGTGAACGGCGTGGTCACCGTCCATCTGGCGCCGGAACAGGTGGTGGTGGCGCTGAGCGCAGAATTCGAAGACACGACCACCACCACCGCCATCGAGGCCTGTATCGAACGTCTGGAAGCGGCGCTCACCGCAGACCATCCGCAGGTTGTGGCCCTCTATGTGAAGCCGCAGACGCCCGAGGCCTGGCGGCAGCAGGTGGTGCGGCGCAGCGGAGAGGCAGAGGCGGGGCCTTGA
- a CDS encoding SMP-30/gluconolactonase/LRE family protein, which translates to MSRNPLDGFTADRDRIGTIGRDLQRPECILAERDGTLWAADARGGVTRIAADGSQHFIAQRADARFATADQATAGALEAKFTQGTLPNGLAFARNGDILISNFGTDLLEVMTRDGEVRTLYDTIDGQPIGKVNFVLRDSRDRIWLTVSTRVNPWTEAAARRVRDGYIAVVDQNGLRVVAEGFAFTNEIRFDANEDWLYIVETTGPHITRMRVVEDPAGVRLTDREIFGPTHLGGCPDGIAFDAFGNLWCTLIMVDRLVAITPEGELRVLLDDGDPEISRAYMAKFDAGTITVDDMMQAQGTIAPWMASVTFGGPDLQTVYLGSLRGTTIPFFRAPVAGLPMIHWNEPR; encoded by the coding sequence ATGTCCCGCAATCCGCTGGATGGCTTCACCGCCGATCGCGACCGGATCGGCACCATCGGCCGCGATCTGCAGCGCCCGGAATGCATCCTGGCCGAACGTGACGGCACGCTCTGGGCGGCCGATGCCCGCGGGGGTGTCACCCGCATCGCCGCGGACGGCAGTCAGCATTTCATCGCCCAGCGTGCCGATGCCCGCTTCGCCACCGCCGATCAGGCCACGGCCGGCGCGCTCGAGGCCAAATTCACCCAGGGCACCCTGCCCAACGGGCTCGCCTTCGCCCGCAATGGCGACATCCTGATCTCCAATTTCGGCACCGATCTTCTTGAAGTCATGACCCGCGACGGCGAGGTCCGCACGCTTTACGACACGATCGACGGCCAGCCGATCGGCAAGGTGAATTTCGTCCTGCGCGACAGCCGCGACCGGATCTGGCTGACGGTCTCCACCCGGGTCAATCCCTGGACCGAGGCCGCCGCCCGGCGCGTGCGCGACGGTTATATCGCGGTGGTCGACCAGAACGGGCTGCGGGTGGTGGCAGAGGGATTCGCCTTCACCAACGAGATCCGCTTCGACGCAAACGAAGACTGGCTCTACATCGTCGAGACCACCGGCCCGCACATCACCCGGATGCGGGTGGTCGAGGATCCGGCCGGGGTGCGGCTGACCGATCGCGAGATCTTCGGCCCCACCCATCTGGGCGGATGCCCCGACGGCATCGCCTTCGATGCCTTCGGCAATCTGTGGTGCACGCTGATCATGGTCGACCGGCTGGTCGCGATCACGCCAGAGGGTGAGCTGCGGGTGTTGCTGGACGACGGCGATCCCGAGATCTCCCGCGCCTATATGGCCAAATTCGACGCGGGCACGATCACCGTCGACGACATGATGCAGGCCCAGGGGACCATCGCCCCCTGGATGGCGAGCGTCACCTTCGGGGGCCCCGACCTGCAGACCGTCTATCTGGGCAGCCTGCGCGGCACCACCATTCCCTTCTTCCGGGCGCCCGTGGCGGGGCTGCCGATGATCCACTGGAACGAGCCGCGCTGA
- a CDS encoding membrane-bound PQQ-dependent dehydrogenase, glucose/quinate/shikimate family yields the protein MSDETVPVPERRRRPWALWILAAVLVLIGLVLAIGGGWLLALGGSAYYLPAGLGLIISGGLMAMRRWSGFWVYATVFVATLLWAFWEVGMDGWALVPRLVGPLVLLLIAVALTPMLRPVRLHASGAVAGVVVLIVAAVLVGVVVVQNAPERQLANLPPPGRMEMTDPSLRDTGADWPAYGGTYSARRWSPLDQITPANVDGLERAWVYHTRDLPSEAAEGSYGAETTPLKIGDTLYLCSAKNILIALDAESGEERWRHDPGVEDRFIPYTAACRGVSYYEVPDRDGGPDAPAAEICATRIIEGTLDGRILAVDARTGAPCVGFGENGAVDIKQGMGPVVPGMVSITSPPVIVQGVIVTGHQVLDGQKRDAPSGVIQAYDAVTGELRWAWDMARPDITGLPPEGETYTRGTPNMWTTASGDEELGLVYLPMGNSAVDYWSSDRSEAENRYSTSLVAIDVNTGRPVWSFQTVHKDVWDYDLGSQATLVDFPTGEGPVPALILPSKQGDMYVLDRRTGRPITGVEERPVPQGGVEPDERSATQPFSLYHTLRREDLTEAKMWGMSPIDQMICRIRYRQASYKGFYTPPTTDTHWVEYPGYNGGSDWGGIAVDPSRGVIIANYNDMPNHNRLVPREEAERLGWAPRSEDRGEFGGQEGAGDPQVGAPYAINVNAGWRLPVTLLLCKEPPYGGIRAIDMETGETLWDRPFGEARTNGPFGIPSMLPVDIGTPNNGGAVVTAGGLVFIAAATDNLIRAIDIETGETVWSDVLPAGGQATPMTYEIDGRQYLVIMAGGHHFMETPIGDELIAYALPQG from the coding sequence ATGTCCGACGAAACCGTTCCCGTCCCCGAACGGAGGCGTCGTCCCTGGGCGCTGTGGATCCTGGCCGCCGTCCTGGTGCTGATCGGCCTGGTGCTCGCCATCGGCGGCGGCTGGCTGCTGGCGCTCGGCGGCTCGGCCTATTACCTGCCGGCAGGGCTTGGGCTGATCATTTCCGGCGGGCTTATGGCCATGCGACGCTGGTCCGGCTTCTGGGTCTATGCGACGGTCTTCGTCGCCACGCTCCTCTGGGCCTTCTGGGAAGTCGGGATGGACGGATGGGCGCTGGTGCCGCGGCTGGTCGGGCCGCTGGTGCTGCTGCTGATCGCTGTCGCCCTGACGCCGATGCTCCGTCCGGTCCGTCTGCATGCAAGCGGGGCGGTGGCCGGTGTGGTGGTGCTGATCGTCGCGGCGGTTCTGGTCGGTGTCGTCGTGGTCCAGAATGCGCCGGAGCGTCAGCTGGCCAATCTGCCGCCCCCGGGCCGGATGGAAATGACCGATCCCTCTCTGCGGGATACCGGGGCCGACTGGCCGGCCTATGGCGGCACCTATTCCGCCCGCCGGTGGTCGCCGCTGGACCAGATCACACCTGCCAATGTCGACGGGCTGGAACGGGCCTGGGTCTACCACACCCGCGATCTGCCGAGCGAGGCGGCCGAGGGGTCCTATGGTGCCGAGACCACCCCGCTCAAGATCGGCGACACGCTCTATCTCTGTTCCGCCAAGAACATCCTGATCGCGCTCGACGCCGAAAGCGGCGAGGAGCGCTGGCGCCACGACCCGGGCGTCGAGGATCGCTTCATCCCCTATACGGCGGCCTGCCGCGGCGTCAGCTACTACGAGGTCCCTGACCGTGACGGGGGGCCCGATGCGCCGGCCGCGGAGATCTGCGCGACGCGGATCATCGAGGGCACGCTCGATGGTCGCATTCTGGCGGTGGATGCCCGCACCGGCGCACCCTGCGTCGGCTTTGGCGAGAACGGTGCCGTCGACATCAAGCAGGGCATGGGCCCGGTGGTGCCGGGCATGGTGTCGATCACCTCGCCGCCGGTGATCGTGCAGGGGGTGATCGTGACCGGCCATCAGGTGCTGGATGGTCAGAAGCGGGATGCCCCCTCTGGCGTGATCCAGGCCTATGATGCCGTCACCGGCGAGCTGCGCTGGGCGTGGGACATGGCCCGCCCCGACATCACCGGTCTGCCGCCCGAGGGCGAAACCTATACCCGCGGCACCCCCAATATGTGGACCACGGCCTCCGGCGACGAAGAGCTGGGTCTGGTCTATCTGCCGATGGGCAATTCGGCGGTCGACTACTGGAGCAGCGACCGGTCAGAGGCGGAGAATCGCTATTCCACCTCACTGGTCGCGATCGACGTGAACACGGGCCGTCCCGTCTGGTCGTTCCAGACCGTGCACAAGGATGTCTGGGATTACGATCTGGGCTCTCAGGCGACGCTGGTCGATTTCCCGACGGGCGAGGGGCCGGTGCCGGCGCTGATCCTGCCCAGCAAGCAGGGCGACATGTATGTGCTGGACCGTCGCACCGGTCGGCCGATCACCGGTGTCGAGGAACGGCCGGTGCCGCAGGGCGGTGTCGAACCCGACGAGCGGTCGGCCACCCAGCCCTTCTCGCTCTACCACACGCTGCGCCGCGAGGATCTGACCGAGGCGAAGATGTGGGGGATGTCGCCGATCGATCAGATGATCTGCCGCATCCGGTACCGTCAGGCGAGCTATAAGGGCTTCTACACCCCGCCGACCACCGACACCCATTGGGTGGAATATCCCGGTTATAACGGCGGCTCCGACTGGGGCGGCATCGCCGTCGATCCCAGCCGCGGCGTGATCATCGCCAATTACAACGACATGCCGAACCACAACCGGCTGGTCCCGCGCGAGGAAGCCGAGCGGCTGGGCTGGGCGCCGCGGAGCGAGGACCGGGGCGAGTTCGGCGGCCAGGAAGGTGCCGGCGATCCGCAGGTGGGCGCCCCTTATGCCATCAACGTCAATGCCGGCTGGCGGCTGCCGGTCACCCTGCTGCTCTGCAAGGAACCGCCCTATGGCGGTATCCGGGCGATCGACATGGAAACCGGCGAGACCCTGTGGGACCGGCCCTTCGGCGAGGCCCGTACCAACGGCCCCTTCGGCATCCCCTCGATGCTGCCGGTCGATATCGGCACGCCCAATAACGGCGGTGCGGTGGTGACCGCGGGCGGGCTGGTCTTCATCGCCGCCGCCACCGACAACCTGATCCGGGCCATCGACATCGAGACCGGCGAGACGGTGTGGTCCGACGTGCTGCCGGCCGGCGGCCAGGCGACGCCGATGACCTACGAGATCGATGGCCGCCAGTATCTGGTGATCATGGCCGGCGGACATCACTTCATGGAAACGCCGATCGGCGATGAACTGATCGCCTACGCGCTGCCCCAGGGCTGA
- the nadA gene encoding quinolinate synthase NadA — translation MTAFQPAVPMPAPLRHLMPEIEWAVHAEEVAQIRRLKRERDAVILAHNYQTPEIFHGVADIVGDSLALAREAVATDAAVIVLAGVHFMAETAKILNPDRRVLIPDDMAGCSLAESITAADVAALRARHPGVPVVTYVNTSAEVKAASDICCTSGNALKVVESLGVPEVIMIPDGYLARNIAARTRVRIITWDGACEVHERFTPQDIRRMRAEHAGVTVVAHPECPPEVVAEADFAGSTAEMIDFVALRRPPRVALITECSMSDNVAAGFPDISFVKPCNMCPHMKRITLPGIRRALETMSHEVTVPDDIARDARRAVERMLSIR, via the coding sequence ATGACCGCCTTTCAGCCCGCCGTGCCGATGCCGGCCCCGCTCCGCCATCTGATGCCCGAGATCGAATGGGCCGTGCATGCCGAAGAGGTGGCGCAGATCCGCAGGCTCAAGCGCGAGCGTGATGCCGTGATCCTGGCCCACAACTATCAGACGCCCGAGATCTTTCACGGCGTCGCCGATATCGTCGGCGACAGCCTGGCCCTGGCGCGTGAGGCGGTGGCGACCGATGCCGCGGTGATCGTGCTGGCCGGGGTGCATTTCATGGCCGAGACCGCCAAGATCCTCAACCCGGACCGCCGGGTGCTGATCCCCGACGACATGGCCGGCTGTTCGCTGGCCGAGTCGATCACCGCCGCCGATGTGGCGGCACTCAGGGCCCGGCATCCGGGCGTGCCGGTGGTGACCTATGTGAACACCTCCGCCGAGGTGAAGGCGGCCTCCGATATCTGCTGCACCTCGGGCAATGCGCTGAAGGTGGTCGAAAGCCTGGGCGTGCCCGAGGTGATCATGATCCCCGACGGCTATCTGGCGCGAAACATCGCGGCGCGGACCCGGGTCAGGATCATCACCTGGGATGGCGCCTGCGAGGTTCATGAACGCTTCACCCCTCAGGACATCCGCCGGATGCGCGCGGAACATGCCGGCGTCACCGTGGTCGCCCATCCCGAATGCCCGCCCGAGGTGGTCGCCGAAGCGGATTTCGCGGGCTCGACCGCCGAGATGATCGACTTCGTCGCACTCAGGCGCCCGCCGCGCGTCGCCCTGATCACCGAATGCTCGATGAGCGACAACGTCGCCGCCGGCTTCCCCGACATTTCGTTCGTGAAGCCCTGCAACATGTGCCCGCATATGAAGCGCATCACCCTTCCCGGCATCCGGCGCGCGCTGGAAACCATGAGCCACGAGGTCACGGTGCCCGACGATATCGCCCGGGATGCGCGCCGGGCGGTGGAACGCATGCTCAGTATCCGGTGA
- a CDS encoding HD domain-containing phosphohydrolase, with protein sequence MTEDGEAGGSSSRIATLLLNATGDDLATILDLIAAPAFVVDPAEDGFIFRANNAAHAHATGLSFREKAGLRMDEFLPDDVAAQVCRNYAVCVTERVPLTYEECLELPAGRRWWRTTLIPLSGPDGMVRRVIGTGNDITVIHQLSERAHALVVEQEALRRRLTRTLKTAVDALATAVETRDPYTAGHQRQVAELSEAIAAAFDLDDEAREMIRLGAVLHDVGKLGVPTELLVKPGRLRQEEYALIRAHARIGIEMMDGIDLPEIVRTIVTDHHERLDGSGYPRGLTDRQIALPVRIVMVADVIDAMLTDRPYRRHLDLAAVTEELSRHGGKAYDQEVAAVALSLIRGDLPGFTLPESWHLHRAPRTL encoded by the coding sequence GTGACTGAAGACGGCGAGGCCGGCGGCTCTTCCAGCCGCATCGCGACATTGCTGCTGAATGCGACGGGTGACGATCTGGCGACGATCCTGGATCTGATCGCCGCGCCGGCTTTCGTGGTCGATCCCGCGGAGGACGGCTTCATCTTTCGTGCGAACAATGCGGCCCATGCGCATGCCACCGGCCTGAGCTTTCGCGAAAAGGCGGGGCTGCGCATGGACGAGTTCCTGCCCGACGACGTCGCCGCCCAGGTCTGCCGCAATTACGCAGTCTGCGTGACCGAACGGGTGCCGCTGACCTACGAGGAATGCCTTGAACTGCCGGCCGGGCGACGCTGGTGGCGCACCACGCTGATTCCGCTCAGCGGCCCGGACGGCATGGTCAGGCGGGTCATCGGCACCGGCAACGACATCACCGTCATCCATCAGTTGAGCGAACGCGCCCATGCCCTGGTCGTGGAACAGGAAGCGCTGCGCCGGCGCCTGACCCGGACGTTGAAGACCGCCGTCGACGCGCTCGCCACGGCCGTGGAGACGCGGGATCCCTATACCGCCGGCCATCAGCGCCAGGTCGCGGAGCTGTCGGAAGCGATCGCCGCCGCCTTCGATCTGGACGACGAAGCCCGCGAGATGATCCGGCTCGGTGCCGTCCTCCATGATGTCGGCAAGCTGGGGGTGCCCACCGAACTGCTCGTCAAGCCCGGGCGGTTGCGGCAGGAGGAATACGCCCTGATCCGCGCCCATGCCCGCATCGGCATCGAGATGATGGACGGGATCGATCTGCCTGAAATCGTCCGGACCATCGTAACCGATCACCATGAAAGGCTGGACGGCAGCGGCTATCCACGCGGGCTGACCGACCGCCAGATCGCCCTGCCGGTGCGGATCGTCATGGTGGCGGATGTCATCGACGCCATGCTGACCGACCGCCCCTATCGACGCCATCTGGACCTTGCGGCGGTGACCGAGGAACTCTCCCGCCATGGCGGCAAGGCCTATGATCAGGAAGTGGCGGCCGTCGCCCTGTCTCTGATCCGCGGCGACCTGCCCGGCTTCACGCTTCCGGAAAGCTGGCACCTGCATCGGGCGCCCCGAACGCTCTGA
- the nadC gene encoding carboxylating nicotinate-nucleotide diphosphorylase, protein MSLPDLSPLPDILVEPILRAALTEDLGRAGDITSAAVIPAKARMAAVMAARQPGVMAGGTVAALAFHLLDPGVETRIIIPDGAAVAPGDVVMTIEGPARSVLGAERVALNLACRLAGIATATAGLVAAAAPHRARITCTRKTTPGLRALEKYAVRAGGGANHRFGLDDAVLIKDNHIAVAGGAGIAIRRARAHVGHLVKIEVEIDRLDQLDEVLEAGADAVLLDNMTPAELAEAVARIGGRAITEASGRITRETVGAVAASGVDLISAGWLTHSAPILDLGLDMP, encoded by the coding sequence ATGTCCCTGCCTGACCTCTCTCCTCTTCCCGACATCCTGGTGGAGCCGATCCTGCGCGCAGCCCTGACCGAGGATCTGGGCCGTGCCGGCGACATCACCTCGGCCGCCGTGATCCCCGCCAAGGCCCGCATGGCGGCGGTGATGGCCGCACGTCAGCCCGGGGTGATGGCGGGCGGCACCGTCGCGGCCCTCGCCTTCCATCTGCTCGACCCCGGGGTGGAGACGCGGATCATCATCCCCGACGGCGCCGCAGTGGCCCCCGGCGACGTGGTGATGACGATCGAGGGGCCTGCCCGCTCGGTGCTGGGGGCGGAGCGGGTGGCGCTCAACCTCGCCTGCCGGCTGGCCGGCATCGCCACCGCCACCGCCGGCCTGGTTGCCGCCGCAGCCCCCCATCGGGCCCGGATCACCTGCACCCGCAAGACCACGCCCGGCCTCCGCGCGCTCGAGAAATACGCCGTGCGGGCCGGCGGCGGTGCCAATCATCGCTTCGGTCTGGATGACGCGGTGCTGATCAAGGACAACCACATCGCGGTCGCAGGCGGTGCCGGCATCGCCATCCGTCGCGCCCGCGCCCATGTCGGCCATCTGGTGAAGATCGAGGTCGAAATCGACCGCCTGGATCAGCTGGACGAGGTCCTGGAAGCGGGCGCCGATGCGGTCCTGCTCGACAACATGACGCCGGCAGAACTTGCCGAGGCCGTGGCCCGCATCGGCGGGCGTGCGATCACCGAAGCCTCGGGCCGGATCACCCGCGAGACGGTCGGCGCCGTCGCAGCCAGTGGCGTCGACCTGATCTCGGCCGGCTGGCTCACCCATAGCGCGCCGATCCTGGATCTCGGCCTCGACATGCCATGA
- a CDS encoding L-aspartate oxidase encodes MFTPLDPPTETLTTGVVVVGAGAAGLATALNLAPCQVVVLAHGPAATGWAQGGIAAATGPDDSPALHAADTAAAGAGLVDPLVAALVTAAGPGCIDWLQSAGVTFDPGTDGRPARGLEAAHGRARILHAGGDATGRAILAALTARAAAAPHIRRLDNAEATALLTDARGRIAGIIVDLAGRRLMIRTPAIVLATGGIGGLYAQSTNPPGATGRGLALAARIGARLRDLEFVQFHPTAMDLGGDPMPLASEAIRGAGAVLIDGAGRPVMAGIPGGDLAPRDVVARQVAATIDAGDRVFLDARTAIGPSFAARFPTAAAACRKAGIDPASQPIPVAPAAHYHMGGIAVDLAGRTGIPGLWAAGEVAATGLHGANRLASNSLLEALVCGGWVARDILSTSPDARAPVIRPALRTGRAGTGEGAVAIGRLRTAMSRQAGVLRDAAGLDHLIGLAAAIEADPQLPAAIADRALVCRLIAEAARDRPDSVGAHQRADTTPLALRERRHVPA; translated from the coding sequence ATGTTCACGCCTCTCGACCCACCGACCGAAACACTGACGACCGGCGTGGTCGTGGTCGGCGCCGGTGCCGCCGGTCTCGCCACGGCGCTCAATCTCGCCCCCTGCCAGGTGGTGGTTCTGGCGCATGGACCTGCAGCCACCGGCTGGGCCCAGGGCGGCATAGCCGCCGCCACCGGACCGGACGACAGCCCGGCCCTTCATGCCGCCGATACCGCGGCCGCCGGCGCAGGTCTGGTCGATCCCCTGGTCGCGGCCCTGGTGACGGCGGCCGGACCCGGCTGCATCGACTGGCTGCAAAGCGCGGGTGTGACCTTCGACCCCGGTACCGATGGCCGTCCGGCCCGCGGTCTGGAAGCCGCCCACGGCCGGGCGCGGATCCTTCATGCCGGGGGCGATGCGACCGGCCGGGCGATCCTTGCCGCGCTCACCGCCCGGGCGGCCGCAGCACCCCACATCCGCCGGCTCGACAATGCCGAAGCCACGGCCCTGCTGACCGATGCCCGGGGCCGGATCGCCGGCATCATCGTCGATCTGGCCGGCCGCCGGCTGATGATCCGTACCCCGGCCATCGTGCTCGCCACCGGCGGCATCGGCGGGCTCTACGCCCAAAGCACCAATCCACCCGGCGCCACTGGCCGCGGCCTCGCCCTCGCCGCCCGGATCGGCGCCCGGCTTCGCGACCTGGAATTCGTGCAGTTCCACCCGACCGCCATGGATCTCGGCGGCGATCCCATGCCGCTCGCCTCGGAAGCGATCCGCGGCGCCGGGGCGGTGCTGATCGATGGCGCCGGACGACCGGTCATGGCCGGCATCCCCGGTGGCGACCTCGCCCCTCGCGATGTCGTCGCCCGGCAGGTCGCCGCCACCATCGACGCGGGCGATCGGGTGTTCCTGGATGCCCGCACCGCGATCGGCCCCAGCTTCGCCGCGCGCTTCCCGACCGCCGCCGCGGCCTGCAGGAAGGCGGGGATCGATCCCGCATCGCAGCCGATCCCGGTTGCGCCGGCTGCGCATTACCATATGGGTGGCATTGCGGTGGATCTCGCCGGCCGCACCGGCATTCCCGGCCTCTGGGCCGCGGGCGAAGTGGCCGCGACGGGGCTGCACGGCGCCAACCGTCTGGCGTCGAACTCGCTGCTCGAAGCCCTGGTCTGCGGCGGCTGGGTGGCTCGCGACATTCTTTCCACCTCCCCCGATGCCCGCGCTCCGGTCATCCGGCCGGCCCTTCGCACCGGCCGGGCCGGAACCGGCGAGGGCGCGGTCGCGATCGGGCGCCTGCGTACCGCAATGTCCCGTCAGGCCGGCGTGCTGCGCGATGCCGCAGGGCTCGACCACCTGATCGGTCTTGCAGCCGCCATCGAGGCCGACCCGCAGCTGCCGGCGGCGATTGCCGACCGCGCCCTGGTCTGCCGTCTGATCGCGGAAGCCGCCCGTGACCGCCCCGACAGCGTCGGCGCCCATCAGCGCGCAGACACCACCCCCCTCGCCCTCCGGGAGCGCCGCCATGTCCCTGCCTGA